A stretch of the Argentina anserina chromosome 6, drPotAnse1.1, whole genome shotgun sequence genome encodes the following:
- the LOC126799774 gene encoding protein NRT1/ PTR FAMILY 5.6: protein MEERRGSEKSSKVVAENQEKWVYDSSVDCKGKVPLRAETGVWKASLFIVAIEFSERLSYFGIATSLIIYLTKVIHEDLKSAAKSVNYWSGVTTLLPLFGGFIADAYLGRFSTVLVSSIIYLLGLILLTMSWFVPILKPCDTQPCLEPRKIHEVVFFLAIYLISIGTGGHKPSLESFGADQFDDDHTKERKQKMSYFNWWNFALCCGLLLGVTVVVYVQDHVSWGIADIVLTAVMATSLVVFIVGRPFYRYRRPTGSPLTPMLQVLVAAISKRKLPYPSDTAQLNEIPQSEKVHGRLLCHTNKLKFLDKAAIISTENSAEKQNPWTLATVTKVEEMKLVLNIIPIWLTTLPFGMCVAQASTFFIKQGVAMNRSIANGFEIPPASIYSLAAIGMIISVTFYEKILVPVMRRTTGNERGINILQRIGIGMLFLIATMVTAALVEKKRLDIVEKDPLKGSHSMSVFWLAPQFVIIGFGDGFTLVGLQEYFYDQVPDSMRSLGIAFYLSVIGAGNFLSSLLITAIDHITEKSGKSWFGKDLNSSRLDKFYGLLACMTAANLCVYVFLARRYSYKNVQKVAVADCNDSEVENGDSLA, encoded by the exons ATGGAAGAGAGAAGGGGATCGGAAAAATCGAGCAAGGTGGTAGctgaaaatcaagaaaaatggGTTTATGATTCTTCTGTGGATTGTAAAGGAAAAGTTCCTCTCCGAGCTGAAACTGGTGTTTGGAAAGCCTCTCTCTTTATAGTAG CAATTGAGTTCAGTGAGAGACTGAGTTACTTTGGAATAGCGACCAGTTTAATAATCTACCTGACCAAAGTAATTCATGAAGACCTGAAGAGTGCAGCGAAGAGTGTCAACTACTGGTCTGGTGTTACCACATTGCTTCCACTCTTTGGAGGCTTCATAGCTGATGCTTATTTGGGTCGCTTTTCCACTGTTCTGGTCTCATCCATCATTTACCTTCTG GGTTTGATTCTTCTAACCATGTCCTGGTTTGTACCAATCCTGAAGCCTTGTGATACACAGCCATGTCTTGAACCAAGAAAAATCCATGAAGTGGTATTCTTCCTAGCCATATACCTGATCTCCATAGGAACTGGAGGCCATAAACCCTCTTTGGAGAGCTTTGGAGCTGACCAATTCGATGATGATCACACTAAAGAAAGAAAGCAAAAGATGTCCTACTTCAATTGGTGGAACTTTGCGCTTTGCTGCGGTCTTTTACTTGGGGTGACTGTGGTTGTCTATGTACAAGACCATGTAAGTTGGGGTATTGCAGATATTGTTCTCACAGCAGTCATGGCAACCTCACTGGTTGTCTTCATTGTTGGCCGGCCATTTTACCGTTATCGAAGACCGACAGGGAGCCCCTTGACACCAATGCTACAGGTTCTCGTAGCAGCCATTTCGAAAAGAAAGCTGCCATAcccttctgatactgctcaaCTGAATGAAATTCCCCAGTCGGAGAAGGTCCATGGGAGGCTTCTCTGCCACACCAACAAACTCAA ATTTCTTGACAAGGCGGCCATCATAAGCACAGAAAATTCAGCTGAGAAGCAAAATCCTTGGACTCTGGCAACTGTGACAAAGGTCGAGGAGATGAAACTCGTCCTCAACATCATCCCCATCTGGCTAACCACCCTACCATTTGGAATGTGTGTAGCACAAGCCTCCACATTCTTCATCAAACAAGGTGTGGCCATGAACCGAAGCATCGCCAACGGTTTCGAGATTCCCCCTGCCTCAATCTACTCACTCGCAGCCATTGGAATGATCATATCAGTCACGTTCTACGAGAAAATCCTAGTCCCCGTAATGCGAAGAACAACTGGAAATGAGAGGGGAATCAACATTCTCCAGAGAATCGGAATCGGAATGCTCTTCTTAATCGCCACAATGGTAACAGCTGCCCTGGTGGAGAAGAAACGACTAGATATTGTCGAGAAAGACCCTTTAAAGGGCTCACATTCCATGAGTGTGTTCTGGTTAGCACCACAGTTTGTGATAATTGGATTTGGAGATGGGTTTACTCTTGTGGGACTGCAGGAGTATTTCTACGACCAAGTCCCCGACTCCATGAGAAGCTTGGGAATTGCGTTTTACCTAAGTGTAATTGGAGCTGGGAATTTTCTTAGTAGCCTCTTGATCACGGCCATTGATCATATCACTGAGAAGAGCGGGAAGAGTTGGTTTGGCAAGGATTTGAATAGTAGTCGTTTGGACAAGTTTTATGGGCTACTGGCTTGTATGACTGCAGCGAATTtgtgtgtttatgtcttcCTGGCTCGGCGTTACTCTTACAAGAATGTGCAGAAGGTAGCTGTGGCGGATTGCAACGACAGTGAAGTGGAAAATGGAGATTCATTGGCCTAA
- the LOC126799400 gene encoding aldehyde oxidase GLOX isoform X2, which yields MHTAVTRFNTVVLLDRTNIGPSRKMLRRGHCRNDPDDAALKHDCYAHSVQFDPSTNQIRPLMILTDTWCSSGQFLPDGTLLQTGGDLDGVRKIRKFQPCEATGFCDWVELDDVELTDGRWYATNQILPDGSVIIVGGRGANTVEYYPPRKGAVELKFLADVEDDQMDNLYPYVHLLPTGHLFIFANNKALQYDHVTDKITREYPPLDGGPRNYPSAGSSAMLALEGDYSTAVIVVCGGAQYGAFIQKSTDTPAHGSCGRIVATSPEPGWIMEDMPFGRIMGDMVMLPTGEVLVINGAQAGTQGFELASNPCLYPLLYRPDQPVGLRFMTLNPGTVPRMYHSTANLLPDGRVLVAGSNPHYFYKFKAEFPTELRLEAFSPEYLGPDRANLRPVIEGVPETVRYGESFDVLVSVPLTVVGIVEVNLASAPFATHSFSQGQRLVKLAVTPSVPDGDGGYKISCTAPPNGMVAPPGYYMTFAVNQGVPSVARWIHLVS from the coding sequence ATGCATACCGCCGTCACCCGCTTCAACACCGTCGTCCTCCTCGACCGCACGAACATCGGCCCCTCCCGCAAAATGCTCCGCCGCGGTCACTGCCGTAACGACCCTGACGACGCCGCTCTCAAGCACGACTGTTACGCACACTCCGTCCAGTTCGACCCCAGCACCAACCAAATCCGGCCCCTCATGATCCTCACCGACACATGGTGCTCCTCTGGCCAGTTCCTCCCCGACGGCACTCTCCTCCAAACCGGCGGCGACCTCGACGGCGTCAGAAAAATCCGGAAATTCCAACCCTGCGAGGCCACAGGGTTCTGCGACTGGGTCGAGCTTGATGACGTGGAGCTCACGGACGGGAGGTGGTACGCGACCAACCAGATACTCCCCGACGGGTCGGTGATTATCGTCGGCGGCAGAGGCGCCAATACAGTGGAGTATTACCCGCCGCGAAAGGGCGCCGTCGAGCTGAAGTTCTTAGCTGACGTGGAGGATGATCAGATGGACAACTTATACCCTTACGTCCATCTCCTCCCTACCGGCCACCTTTTCATCTTCGCCAACAACAAGGCCTTGCAGTACGATCACGTAACCGATAAGATCACCAGAGAATATCCGCCGTTGGATGGGGGTCCCCGGAACTACCCTTCAGCCGGATCTTCGGCAATGCTGGCGCTTGAGGGAGACTACTCCACGGCCGTGATCGTCGTCTGCGGTGGGGCACAGTACGGGGCTTTTATACAGAAGAGCACCGACACTCCCGCGCACGGCAGCTGCGGTCGGATTGTGGCGACTTCGCCGGAGCCGGGTTGGATAATGGAGGACATGCCGTTCGGGAGGATCATGGGTGACATGGTTATGCTACCGACCGGTGAGGTTTTGGTTATCAACGGAGCTCAAGCTGGGACGCAAGGGTTTGAGCTGGCTTCGAACCCGTGTTTGTACCCGCTTCTTTACCGACCCGATCAGCCGGTCGGATTGAGGTTCATGACGTTGAACCCGGGAACGGTGCCGAGAATGTACCATTCCACGGCCAACTTGTTACCGGACGGGCGGGTTTTAGTTGCGGGAAGTAATCCTCATTACTTCTATAAGTTCAAAGCTGAATTTCCCACGGAGTTGAGGTTGGAAGCGTTTTCGCCGGAGTATTTGGGTCCGGATAGGGCCAACCTCCGACCCGTGATCGAGGGTGTTCCGGAGACGGTACGTTACGGCGAGAGTTTTGATGTGTTGGTGTCGGTGCCTCTAACAGTTGTGGGAATTGTGGAGGTTAACTTGGCCAGTGCACCCTTTGCCACGCATTCATTTTCTCAAGGTCAACGTCTGGTCAAATTAGCCGTTACTCCTTCGGTCCCGGACGGCGACGGAGGTTACAAGATTAGTTGTACTGCGCCGCCGAACGGGATGGTGGCTCCACCGGGCTATTACATGACATTCGCGGTTAATCAAGGCGTGCCGAGTGTGGCTCGGTGGATACATTTAGTATCATAA
- the LOC126799400 gene encoding aldehyde oxidase GLOX isoform X1 codes for MASLALFILTLLLLHCADLFTHADLPGTWELLVANAGIASMHTAVTRFNTVVLLDRTNIGPSRKMLRRGHCRNDPDDAALKHDCYAHSVQFDPSTNQIRPLMILTDTWCSSGQFLPDGTLLQTGGDLDGVRKIRKFQPCEATGFCDWVELDDVELTDGRWYATNQILPDGSVIIVGGRGANTVEYYPPRKGAVELKFLADVEDDQMDNLYPYVHLLPTGHLFIFANNKALQYDHVTDKITREYPPLDGGPRNYPSAGSSAMLALEGDYSTAVIVVCGGAQYGAFIQKSTDTPAHGSCGRIVATSPEPGWIMEDMPFGRIMGDMVMLPTGEVLVINGAQAGTQGFELASNPCLYPLLYRPDQPVGLRFMTLNPGTVPRMYHSTANLLPDGRVLVAGSNPHYFYKFKAEFPTELRLEAFSPEYLGPDRANLRPVIEGVPETVRYGESFDVLVSVPLTVVGIVEVNLASAPFATHSFSQGQRLVKLAVTPSVPDGDGGYKISCTAPPNGMVAPPGYYMTFAVNQGVPSVARWIHLVS; via the coding sequence ATGGCCTCCCTTGCATTATTCATTCTCACACTCCTTCTACTCCACTGTGCAGATCTCTTCACACATGCCGACCTCCCCGGCACATGGGAGCTTCTCGTTGCCAACGCCGGCATCGCCTCCATGCATACCGCCGTCACCCGCTTCAACACCGTCGTCCTCCTCGACCGCACGAACATCGGCCCCTCCCGCAAAATGCTCCGCCGCGGTCACTGCCGTAACGACCCTGACGACGCCGCTCTCAAGCACGACTGTTACGCACACTCCGTCCAGTTCGACCCCAGCACCAACCAAATCCGGCCCCTCATGATCCTCACCGACACATGGTGCTCCTCTGGCCAGTTCCTCCCCGACGGCACTCTCCTCCAAACCGGCGGCGACCTCGACGGCGTCAGAAAAATCCGGAAATTCCAACCCTGCGAGGCCACAGGGTTCTGCGACTGGGTCGAGCTTGATGACGTGGAGCTCACGGACGGGAGGTGGTACGCGACCAACCAGATACTCCCCGACGGGTCGGTGATTATCGTCGGCGGCAGAGGCGCCAATACAGTGGAGTATTACCCGCCGCGAAAGGGCGCCGTCGAGCTGAAGTTCTTAGCTGACGTGGAGGATGATCAGATGGACAACTTATACCCTTACGTCCATCTCCTCCCTACCGGCCACCTTTTCATCTTCGCCAACAACAAGGCCTTGCAGTACGATCACGTAACCGATAAGATCACCAGAGAATATCCGCCGTTGGATGGGGGTCCCCGGAACTACCCTTCAGCCGGATCTTCGGCAATGCTGGCGCTTGAGGGAGACTACTCCACGGCCGTGATCGTCGTCTGCGGTGGGGCACAGTACGGGGCTTTTATACAGAAGAGCACCGACACTCCCGCGCACGGCAGCTGCGGTCGGATTGTGGCGACTTCGCCGGAGCCGGGTTGGATAATGGAGGACATGCCGTTCGGGAGGATCATGGGTGACATGGTTATGCTACCGACCGGTGAGGTTTTGGTTATCAACGGAGCTCAAGCTGGGACGCAAGGGTTTGAGCTGGCTTCGAACCCGTGTTTGTACCCGCTTCTTTACCGACCCGATCAGCCGGTCGGATTGAGGTTCATGACGTTGAACCCGGGAACGGTGCCGAGAATGTACCATTCCACGGCCAACTTGTTACCGGACGGGCGGGTTTTAGTTGCGGGAAGTAATCCTCATTACTTCTATAAGTTCAAAGCTGAATTTCCCACGGAGTTGAGGTTGGAAGCGTTTTCGCCGGAGTATTTGGGTCCGGATAGGGCCAACCTCCGACCCGTGATCGAGGGTGTTCCGGAGACGGTACGTTACGGCGAGAGTTTTGATGTGTTGGTGTCGGTGCCTCTAACAGTTGTGGGAATTGTGGAGGTTAACTTGGCCAGTGCACCCTTTGCCACGCATTCATTTTCTCAAGGTCAACGTCTGGTCAAATTAGCCGTTACTCCTTCGGTCCCGGACGGCGACGGAGGTTACAAGATTAGTTGTACTGCGCCGCCGAACGGGATGGTGGCTCCACCGGGCTATTACATGACATTCGCGGTTAATCAAGGCGTGCCGAGTGTGGCTCGGTGGATACATTTAGTATCATAA